A part of Aspergillus flavus chromosome 1, complete sequence genomic DNA contains:
- a CDS encoding uncharacterized protein (expressed protein) yields the protein MAYGEICAAAKASCRSGGGFSSANIPSSIMALSDDTPYTSERFMADVKELAIGTLQQPHIRAVTPEQTKQDGTIETTEAFTQAARELGRGVTVFTGSKDSKETDRKDEYLSKLDRPGPSGKIKFPVKIEPELFKCYRKSGEVGKDEIYFTWGFGGDGGEEVAHRTPEFGSVVSGTQRPFPKTTPVFLGWVENACAGHIICWEADHSTSDWYNKLIKVMREVANHSSYLSVSVGDANWDFLIGLIPGPIGEFGEIGFWLENIANLIANFLEIFRNKDDKVMEHSYAYGRDYLLEYMPDGRFVGYDFDGGSGGHFLFSATIKSAGFELLP from the coding sequence ATGGCTTACGGCGAAATCTGTGCAGCCGCCAAAGCCAGCTGCCGATCTGGTGGTGGCTTTTCTTCCGCCAATATTCCTAGCTCCATCATGGCCCTTTCCGACGATACTCCATATACCAGCGAGAGATTCATGGCTGATGTCAAAGAGCTGGCTATTGGGACACTTCAACAGCCGCATATTCGTGCTGTCACGCCTGAGCAGACCAAACAAGACGGTACAATTGAGACAACTGAGGCTTTTACCCAGGCCGCTAGAGAGCTAGGACGTGGTGTCACCGTGTTTACCGGTAGCAAAGACTCAAAGGAAACGGACAGAAAAGACGAATACCTGAGCAAATTAGACCGTCCAGGTCCTAGTGGCAAAATAAAGTTTCCTGTGAAGATCGAACCGGAACTCTTCAAATGCTACAGGAAATCTGGGGAGGTGGGCAAGGACGAAATCTACTTCACCTGGGGATTTGGTGGTGACGGTGGAGAAGAGGTCGCCCATCGAACGCCCGAATTCGGGTCTGTTGTATCGGGTACACAAAGACCCTTTCCCAAAACCACACCAGTCTTCCTGGGATGGGTGGAGAATGCTTGCGCTGGCCACATTATCTGCTGGGAGGCAGACCACAGCACCTCCGACTGGTACAACAAGCTAATCAAGGTCATGCGAGAGGTTGCCAATCACAGCTCTTATTTGTCCGTTAGTGTGGGTGACGCTAATTGGGACTTCTTGATCGGACTCATTCCAGGCCCCATTGGGGAATTTGGCGAAATCGGTTTTTGGCTGGAAAATATTGCGAATCTTATCGCCAACTTTCTGGAAATCTTTCGCAATAAAGACGATAAGGTCATGGAACATAGCTATGCCTATGGTCGTGATTATTTGCTGGAGTATATGCCTGATGGGCGGTTCGTAGGCTACGATTTTGATGGCGGAAGTGGTGGccatttcctcttttccGCAACGATCAAATCCGCAGGCTTTGAATTGTTACCATGA